TTCGAGCGGAGCGGCGGCAAGCGTGCCAACACCCGCGGCGACGGGCGGCTCTGCCACAGGAGCGCTCGACACCACCTCCGCCGGAGCGGGGGTCTCGGTCGATTCCGGGGCGCTGGGGTTGCGTAGGAACAGCCACCAGACAAGTCCCAGCAAGAGAAGGCCCAGTAGCAGCCAGGGCCACCAGCCCAGGCCGGACTTGCCCCCGCTCTTGGCAGCCGCGCCATACCCGCCGGTCAGGGTTTGCGAAGCGACCGGCGCAGTGGGCCGAGGCGCCGGCGCCACGGTCGGCTCCACGGCGACAGCCGCCCTGTCGTTCGCGCTGTCCTGGGCCGACATGAGCCCCGCGGCTCCGGGGCCTGCCGCGCCGAGCGCCGCAGCGCCCGCGGCCGCCGACGCGCCGGCTCCGGCCTTGCCGAACAGGTCGAGCGCGCCGAAGTGTTCCGCGAGCAGGTAGTAGACCGTGACGCGGTTCTTGAAGTTGACGCTCTTCATGCGGTCTCCGACCGCGGTGATCGCTTGCTCGAGCACGTCGTCGGCCTGGGTGAGGCCGAGCTTCTTCTTGAGGTAATTGTCCCGCACTCTCGCGGTTTCCGCCGGGTCGCCGAAGGAGACCAGGGAGGAATCGCGACTCTGCAGGGCGATCCCGCAATAGCGCACGATCCCCGCGATGACTGTGTCATC
This genomic stretch from Phenylobacterium sp. LH3H17 harbors:
- a CDS encoding DUF2853 family protein, giving the protein MAEDWAADVKKFAPNADDTVIAGIVRYCGIALQSRDSSLVSFGDPAETARVRDNYLKKKLGLTQADDVLEQAITAVGDRMKSVNFKNRVTVYYLLAEHFGALDLFGKAGAGASAAAGAAALGAAGPGAAGLMSAQDSANDRAAVAVEPTVAPAPRPTAPVASQTLTGGYGAAAKSGGKSGLGWWPWLLLGLLLLGLVWWLFLRNPSAPESTETPAPAEVVSSAPVAEPPVAAGVGTLAAAPLEGTVAIPTGAGVTAETRDGKPVVKVYFDTGKTDLAPAFTDAATGLKDYLAGHAGSSLVVSGFNDKSGDVAANAELSKNRAQAVKAALVAAGVAEASIELVKPVETTDTSTSNAAARRVEVVVR